In the genome of Plasmodium yoelii strain 17X genome assembly, chromosome: 14, one region contains:
- a CDS encoding asparagine-rich antigen, putative has translation MDKIKENNNDNSNTSKNTDFDIKNAESMNIKNIKNSFIDFQYDKVVNNILGLFKKLSKQRLVSTSSAVRDDMDKQILNSRLFLDLCEDREILLNKILKKINILNLVYFRFLKETDIDDTFNLHKELFPVKYHADFYFSICNFDDNKIVDDNVIKITEKISKEFGNTLDNKKYAKYCDNYKKTKDSILQNKVSTYDNTTQNSNDDDDNDKSDNEKEDETELREKKYNSHNDIGIIKNYSNINSNEKKIIHKKWREDEIFSIGAFLPYSFIDYINNDSITNLIKNKTIEKLTEKEILLDYIQFLDKCNASNENDDINIKLPKKKTNPFSDNNLSESNNNDINYVIPTCQEINDNCKNGNNNVKNNHTFLNSHKEPSKKENIANFSTLSEEYSNIKKKSNKYLQNDTIKITNNSDIQDIYNHLGKKNLRYEEINGISHNRNDDVKLTNGKKYFDKEMLNSFNYNMNNISYKRERKNYLIGSISCLINYGDFDDDKDYINIYNHFTKKYINNKNEKSYMKNMCKNSMNFLENCISLEKNNLNGMDKYMNMVSKKNGNDIGDEINEEHIDDVVNYNNMINEDDNNNPFSTNVNDLKNSDDNLFTIDGKKKSKKKKNNNNNVLKELTILKMKGLNTNPQFEKKLYEEIYMNKNINEITKKYLTGNINNIYILTVGISEYFRGLNLASYLIEYTIYYFYFIIYRIFLYNNKLYCYVDNDVFYNLSNNIIKDENYNEGILYDNPTDSLPSVIKIEERKKKKKHDENNYHDQICEESCKNYIHTSSKKEKFENKEPKHSGKLINEEKREDLNVRTEEHIPCNGKDPLYDDNNFGNICNGTYPKNYSLCNSIIRNLYKKIVLNDYLHDLYNIIHDKNFKIMKYKENENIPFTTNVCKQSQKEDNIVACSNITDEVFDIFFNELSAYNLKKNKKILIKRYNTTNIHDDDENKPMPLYIYLHVIDYNKAAINLYNKLKFDYIDKYDNFYVINKINFSSYLYSYFF, from the coding sequence ATggataaaattaaagaaaataataatgataactCTAATACTTCAAAAAATACAGATTTTGACATAAAAAATGCTGAAAGCatgaatattaaaaatattaaaaatagtttTATTGATTTTCAATATGATAAAGTtgtgaataatatattaggGTTATTTAAGAAACTATCTAAGCAAAGGCTTGTGTCAACATCCTCTGCTGTGCGTGATGATATGGATAAACAGATTTTAAACTCACGACTATTCTTAGATTTATGTGAAGATagagaaatattattaaataaaatattaaaaaaaataaatatcctCAACTTGGTATATTTTCGTTTTTTAAAAGAAACCGATATCGATGATACTTTTAATTTGCATAAAGAACTATTTCCTGTAAAATATCATGCagatttttattttagtatATGTAACTTTGacgataataaaatagtCGATGATAATGTGATCAAAATTACTGAAAAAATATCCAAAGAATTTGGAAACACcttagataataaaaaatatgccaAATATtgtgataattataaaaaaacaaaggattctatattacaaaataaaGTAAGCACATATGATAATACCACACAAAATtcaaatgatgatgatgataatgataaaagTGATAATGAGAAAGAAGATGAAACAGAATTacgtgaaaaaaaatataattcccACAATGATATaggaattataaaaaattattcaaatataaactctaatgaaaaaaaaataatacataaaaaatggagAGAAGATGAAATTTTTTCAATAGGAGCTTTCCTACCTTATTCATTTATTGATTATATTAACAATGATTCtataacaaatttaataaaaaataaaactatagAAAAATTAACTGAAAAAGAAATTTTACTTGATTATATTCAATTTTTAGACAAGTGTAATGCATCTAATGAAAAcgatgatataaatataaagttaccgaaaaaaaaaacaaatccTTTTAGTGATAATAATTTGAGTGAAAGCAACAACaatgatataaattatgtaatCCCTACTTGTCAGGAAATTAATGATAATtgtaaaaatggaaataataatgttaaaaataatcatacttttttaaattcccATAAAGAGCCAAGTAAGAAAGAAAATATTGCTAACTTTTCAACGTTAAGCGAAGAATATAGTAATATTAAGAAAAAgtctaataaatatttgcaaAATGACACcataaaaattacaaataatAGCGATATTcaagatatatataatcatttgggaaaaaaaaatttaagatATGAAGAAATCAATGGAATATCACATAATCGTAATGATGATGTAAAATTGActaatggaaaaaaatactttGACAAAGAAATGCTGAAttcttttaattataatatgaataatataagttataaaagagagagaaaaaattatttaattggAAGCATATCttgtttaataaattatggagattttgatgatgataaagattatattaatatatataatcattttacgaaaaaatatattaataataaaaacgaGAAAAGCTATATGAAGAATATGTGTAAAAATTCCATGAACTTTTTAGAAAATTGTATTTCattagaaaaaaacaatCTGAATGGTATggataaatatatgaatatggttagtaaaaaaaatggcaATGATATTGGAGATGAAATTAATGAAGAGCATATTGACGATGttgtaaattataataatatgataaatgaggatgataataataaccCCTTTTCTACTAATGTAAATGACCTAAAAAATTCTGACGATAATTTATTCACAAtagatggaaaaaaaaaatctaaaaaaaaaaaaaataacaataataatgtattaaaagaattaacaattttgaaaatgaaaGGTTTAAATACAAATCCtcaatttgaaaaaaaattatatgaagaaatttatatgaataaaaatattaatgaaataacaaaaaaatacttaacaggaaatattaataatatatatattttaacagTTGGAATAAGTGAATATTTTAGGGGACTAAATTTAGCTTCTTATCTTATTGAGTATACcatctattatttttatttcattatatacagaatatttttatataataacaagCTATATTGTTATGTAGACAATgatgttttttataatttatcaaataatattatcaaagacgaaaattataatgagGGAATATTATACGACAATCCCACTGATAGTTTGCCATCggttataaaaattgaagagagaaaaaaaaaaaaaaagcatgatgaaaataattatcatgACCAAATATGTGAAGAATcatgcaaaaattatattcacACATCCTCaaagaaagaaaaatttgaaaataaagagCCAAAACATAGtggaaaattaataaatgaagaaaaaagaGAAGATCTAAACGTCAGAACGGAGGAGCATATTCCATGCAATGGCAAAGACCCATTgtatgatgataataattttggtAATATTTGCAATGGTACATATCCTAAAAATTATAGCCTATGTAATAGCATAATAAGAAATCTTTATAAAAAGATTGTACTAAATGATTATTTACATGATCTTTATAACATTATTcatgataaaaattttaaaattatgaaatataaagaaaatgaaaatataccATTTACTACCAATGTTTGTAAACAATCCCAAAAAGAAGACAATATTGTAGCGTGTTCTAATATAACTGACGAAGTTttcgatatattttttaatgaattatctgcttataatttaaaaaaaaataaaaaaattttaataaaacgtTATAATACTACAAATATACACGATGATGACGAAAATAAACCAATGcctttatatatttacttaCATGTTATAGATTATAATAAAGCCgctattaatttatataacaaGCTCAAATTTGATTATATtgataaatatgataatttttatgttataaataaaattaatttttcctCGTATTTgtattcttattttttttaa
- a CDS encoding histone acetyltransferase subunit NuA4, putative: MKHKVKKDIIKYKKKLENSIKALEEKIFRLETEYHKNCNVDGGNLLKGWDSYLRKTQIEPLCFKTFRDDYSDAYIERILSLTSCTSPANALFQNEHIAKDNHHL; the protein is encoded by the coding sequence ATGAAGCATAAAGTTAAAAaagatattataaaatacaaaaaaaaattggaaaattcAATAAAGGCTttagaagaaaaaatatttagacTTGAAACAGAATATCACAAAAATTGTAATGTTGATGGAGGAAACTTACTCAAAGGTTGGGACAGTTATTTAAGAAAAACACAAATCGAACCATTATGCTTTAAAACCTTTAGAGATGATTATAGTGATGCATACATCGAAagaatattatcattaacATCATGTACATCACCAGCCAATGCTTTATTTCAAAATGAACATATAGCAAAGGATAACcatcatttataa
- a CDS encoding WD repeat-containing protein, putative, with translation MEEGLGTIKKTKNNISKIYFNKSNKKNGDFKDDQIEIILDNKNITPKPIYFNFQEIETKKSFDRIDRLLKHFDTKPEHDDQRKPSEISNEDETRNIKDTNLNVLENIHLHKDTNRTNRSGYEQYEKKILDFYDEILLTETETINLLNIPNILNDSEEDKMQVQKANERYQKLLNNDENNCINKSMQTLNVFRKNKDVYVSIINKQNNNSQTNLYELHKLTMRSSTNIPELLHKKFIKYRNNKFKKIMDEYGDFLNINERIILKKNMWVQVVDKNTVDNKQTTIIPKSFYKSKKNNTSLFNTLFSTKNVSRSLSNKSRTFRSKGKFKNMKTMKFLTSSFSEDEYLIKSIIKKKKEQGDDQEGKENKIEDDDDNNLPWKINIKKKMLNKENFVLLLKTLEKCIIQNIYYYEQMVYKNIHLSYIKDLRKNNNIKMFDGENYDVLTNPNINYKKKKTIIRTKIKKNIKKIINFYHINKYIDNLDILKMPTKCDTNNANINTIVNPIKKKLRSLPKGKKEIISKRLMASKLRLKIRNKARKGIDNIKGKDQIIDDNNINADYKQNKDTDNQKLDEESNYPLLKKNINDNKTNQWDQGILSIIINHDNNEDKLEKINTLIADDVFNDNKNTTGINIISNDEKKNNQNLEKPKNYEKKKLSHILKKKKKFMSINGNRIKLKREVKQNDGIYNSMSDNDDMEINISCLENTYKKENIEAQYKNNTLYNYKRKEYIKNISIDKLFQFHYKNLEKNVTSIDTNKFYEDYITASYSNTLDIGNFQNSKGNIAIFSFINPTYPIKLYNLNTSVMKIKYSNSNPSILVAALCNGHIYIYDIRNNDNNPVLKSTTIKNYDNCFEPIYDISFKNSYTSNSINECVFYSAHENGSVYQWDIQKELNNKEILYLKNKKNHLYTDLSSIFQNKSLANKPFNSSLTCIDIDNYMQHDEDFIISNIEKKNSANNFHKNEKNYNGYSPNNSNINDNNDDNINNDEVDLLNKNTHHSNGEEKRKDVEDLDFIKSISKEEELSNHYKNITKNIIDKKIKPIHSYYYVGTKNGIIYRCNSCYHKSFLNYYYAHFGAVNKVKINQFDHDIFLSAGEDSTVKLWNKFSNEQITTFKSKNSYSSINDILWLPNNSTSFFCCSDDGRVELWDFDFLSKDPLVIFYPNVMESSKMISLEMFNKNDILLCGDNLSNVFMIKIKNLVNQEYDNYEQKAKLSNCLKHLDTYDYF, from the exons ATGGAAGAAGGTTTAGGCactattaaaaaaacaaaaaacaacattagtaaaatttattttaacaaaTCAAATAAGAAAAATGGCGATTTTAAAG ATGACCAAATTGAAATAATTTtggataataaaaatataacccCAAAGccaatatattttaacttTCAAGAAATCGAGACAAAAAAATCTTTTGACCGAATTG ATCGACTACTTAAACATTTCGATACCAAACCTGAGCACGATGATCAAAGAAAACCTTCGGAAATATCAAATGAAGATGAAACAAGAAATATTAAAGATACCAATTTGAATGTTCTtgaaaatatacatttaCATAAAGATACGAATCGAACTAATCGCTCAGGATATGAACAATATGAAAAGAAAATTTTAGATTTCTACGATG AAATCCTTTTAACTGAAACGGAAACGATAAACTTATTGAATATACCAAACATATTAAATGATTCTGAAGAAGACAAAATGCAAGTTCAGAAAGCAAATGAAAGAtatcaaaaattattaaacaaCGACGAAAATAATTGCATAAATAAGTCCATGCAAACATTAAATGTCTtcagaaaaaataaagatgttTATGTCTCTATTATTAATAAGCAAAACAATAATTCCCAAACGAATCTATACGAATTACACAAGTTGACTATGCGAAGCTCAACCAAcat ACCAGAACTTCtccataaaaaatttataaaatacagaaataacaaatttaaaaaaataatggacGAATATGGAGATTTCTTAAACATTAACGAaagaataattttaaaaaaaaatatgtgggTTCAAGTAGTTGACAAAAATACTGTTGATAATAAACAAACAACAATTATACCAAAGTCGTtttataaatctaaaaaaaacAACACATCCCTTTTTAACACTTTGTTTTCAACGAAAAATGTGTCTAGAAGCTTATCAAATAAAAGTAGAACATTTAGATCGAAGggaaaatttaaaaacatgAAAACAATGAAGTTTTTGACCa GCAGTTTTAGTGAAGatgaatatttaataaagtctataattaaaaagaaaaaagaacaaGGTGATGATCAAGAgggaaaagaaaataaaattgaagatgatgatgataataatttaccatggaaaataaatattaaaaaaaaaatgttaaataaagaaaattttgTATTACTATTAAAAACACTagaaaaatgtataatacaaaatatttattattatgagCAAATggtttataaaaatattcacttaagttatattaaagatttaagaaaaaataacaatatcaAAATGTTTGATGGAGAAAATTATGATGTTCTTACTAATCCTAacattaattataaaaaaaaaaaaactattataAGAACaaagattaaaaaaaatattaaaaaaataattaacttttatcatattaataaatatatagacaatttagacattttaaaaatgccTACAAAATGTGATACAAATAatgcaaatataaatactatTGTTAatccaataaaaaaaaaattgcgTTCTTTACCAAAAGgaaaaaaggaaattataTCTAAGCGACTTATGGCTAGTAAACTAAGACTTAAAATACGAAACAAAGCTCGAAAAGGAATAGACAACATAAAAGGAAAGGATCAAATTATAGATGATAACAATATTAATGCtgattataaacaaaataaagacACAGATAATCAAAAACTAGATGAAGAAAGCAATTATCCtctcttaaaaaaaaatataaatgataataaaacaaatcaGTGGGATCAAGGCATATTAAGTATCATTATAAAtcatgataataatgaagataagctagaaaaaataaacacaTTAATTGCAGACGATGtttttaatgataataagAATACTACAggtattaatattatttccaatgatgaaaaaaaaaataatcaaaatttagaaaaacctaaaaattatgagaaaaaaaaattgtcacatatattaaaaaaaaaaaaaaaattcatgtCTATTAATGGAAATAGAATAAAACTAAAAAGAGAAGTTAAACAAAATGATGGTATTTACAATAGTATGagtgataatgatgatatgGAAATTAATATAAGTTGTCTagaaaatacatataaaaaagaaaatatagaagcacagtataaaaataatacactatataattataaaagaaaagaatatataaaaaatatatcaattgataaattatttcaatttcattataaaaatttagaaaaaaatgtaactTCAATAGATACAAATAAGTTTTATGAAGATTATATAACAGCTAGTTATTCAAATACATTAGATATTggaaattttcaaaatagtAAAGGAAATATTGCTATATTTAGTTTTATCAATCCAACATATCctataaaattgtataatttaaatacaaGTGTTATGAAAATTAAATACTCTAATAGTAACCCAAGTATTTTAGTAGCTGCATTATGTAATGgtcacatatatatttacgaTATAcgaaataatgataataatccGGTTTTAAAATCAACAacgataaaaaattatgataattgcTTTGAACctatttatgatatatcatttaaaaattcatatacTTCTAATTCTATTAATGAATGCGTTTTTTATTCTGCGCATGAAAATGGATCAGTATATCAATGGGATATACAAAAAGAATTAAacaataaagaaatattatatttaaaaaataaaaaaaatcatttataCACAGATTTATCTTctatatttcaaaataaaagTCTTGCAAACAAACCATTCAATTCATCATTGACATGTATAGACATTGATAATTATATGCAGCATGATGAAGATTTTATTATCAGTAAtattgagaaaaaaaattcagcaaacaattttcataaaaacgaaaaaaactATAATGGATACAGTCCAAATAATAGCAATATTAacgataataatgatgataatataaataacgaCGAAGTTGatttgttaaataaaaatactcACCACTCAAATGGTGAAGAAAAACGTAAAGATGTAGAGGATCTTGATTTTATTAAATCTATTTCTAAGGAAGAGGAATTATCGAATCATTACAAAAacataacaaaaaatattatagataaaaaGATAAAACCAATTCATTCGTATTACTATGTTG GAACAAAGAATGGAATAATATACCGATGCAACAGTTGTTATCATAAATCCttcttaaattattattatgcacATTTTGGTGCTGTTAATAAAGTTAAGATAAATCAATTTGACCATGATATATTCCTAAGTGCAGGAGAAGATTCGACAGTTAAATTGTGGAATAAATTTTCGAACGAACAAATCACAACTTTTAAATCTAAGAATTCATATTCATCAATTAATGATATACTATG GTTACCCAATAATTCAACATCATTCTTCTGTTGCTCAGATGATGGACGTGTTGAATTATGGGATTTTGACTTTTTATCAAAAGACCCATTAGTTATTTTTTACCCAAATGTTATGGAATCTTCCAAAATGATTTCATTAGA AATGttcaataaaaatgatatattgCTGTGTGGAGATAATTTATCAAATGTGTTTATGATCAAAATAAAGAATTTGGTTAATCAAGAATATGataattatgaacaaaaGGCCAAGTTGTCGAATTGTCTAAAACACTTGGATACCTACGACTACTTCTAA
- a CDS encoding tetratricopeptide repeat protein, putative produces the protein MDVISNGTKLKNVDNEPEQYVNKNKNLGTNVSEKYVPELSSMYLKEDPLMLAENKSQNDESDQSEEKREEKLNILKNTDISDDEKLSKDDANEKYKNGDYEEALKIWKRGLKSINYVLSKHEELNSEKLNEFKKLHSTYCSNIAQGHLKLNQYSECVKYSLLAQENDRLNAKIYFRLAKGYFMLGKYDEALHILNEGIKINNDTALINLLQVVKRKKLIYLQKEKNTMKFIFQKLEEKSIMETDKRNAKQFFNNIFSFICVFLMYVYSLFVNLSNYFSHIIKKSKMIKKDE, from the coding sequence ATGGATGTTATTTCGAATGGTACTAAATTAAAAAACGTAGACAATGAACCAGAAcaatatgttaataaaaataaaaatttaggCACAAATGTTTCTGAAAAATATGTCCCAGAATTATCAAGCATGTATTTAAAAGAGGACCCTCTTATGCTAGCTGAAAATAAATCACAAAATGATGAGAGTGATCAAAGTGAGGAAAAGAGGGAGGAAAAACTAAACATCTTAAAGAATACAGATATTTCTGATGATGAAAAACTAAGCAAAGATGATGCAAatgaaaaatacaaaaacgGTGATTATGAAGAagcattaaaaatatggaaaagaGGGTTAAAATCaataaattatgttttatCAAAACACGAAGAATTAAATagtgaaaaattaaatgaatttaaaaaattacactCTACTTATTGTAGTAATATTGCTCAAGGGCATTTAAAATTAAACCAATATTCTGAATGTGTTAAATATTCATTACTGGCACAAGAAAATGATAGGCTAAATgctaaaatttattttagaCTAGCTAAAGGGTATTTTATGCTAGGAAAATATGATGAGgcattgcatatattaaatgagggaattaaaataaataatgatacagcattaattaatttattacaagttgtaaaaagaaaaaaactcatatatttacaaaaggaaaaaaatactatGAAATTTATTTTCCAAAAGCTCGAAGAAAAATCAATAATGGAAACTGATAAAAGAAATGCAAAACAAttctttaataatattttttcatttatttgtgTTTTTCTTATGTATGtttattctttatttgttaatttatCAAACTACTTTTCccacataataaaaaaatcgaaaatgataaagaagGACGAATAG